A single genomic interval of Lynx canadensis isolate LIC74 chromosome A2, mLynCan4.pri.v2, whole genome shotgun sequence harbors:
- the TPM4 gene encoding tropomyosin alpha-4 chain isoform X4 — MAGLNSLEAVKRKIQALQQQADEAEDRAQGLQRELDGERERREKAEGDVAALNRRIQLVEEELDRAQERLATALQKLEEAEKAADESERGMKVIENRAMKDEEKMEIQEMQLKEAKHIAEEADRKYEEVARKLVILEGELERAEERAEVSELKCGDLEEELKNVTNNLKSLEAASEKYSEKEDKYEEEIKLLSDKLKEAETRAEFAERTVAKLEKTIDDLEDELYAQKLKYKAISEELDHALNDMTSL, encoded by the exons ATGGCCGGCCTCAACTCCCTGGAGGCGGTGAAACGCAAGATCCAGGCCCTGCAGCAGCAGGCGGACGAGGCGGAGGACCGCGCGCAGGGCCTGCAGCGGGAGCTGGACGGCGAGCGCGAGCGGCGCGAGAAA GCCGAAGGGGATGTGGCCGCTCTCAATCGACGCATCCAGCTTGTTGAGGAGGAGCTGGACAGGGCTCAGGAGCGACTGGCCACAGCCctgcagaagctggaggaggcagaaaagGCCGCGGATGAGAGCGAGAG AGGAATGAAGGTGATAGAAAACCGGGCCatgaaagatgaggaaaagatGGAAATCCAGGAGATGCAGCTCAAAGAGGCCAAGCACATTGCCGAGGAGGCCGACCGCAAGTACGAGGAG GTGGCTCGTAAATTGGTCATCCTGGAGGGCGAgctggagagggcagaggagcGCGCAGAGGTGTCCGAACT AAAATGTGGTGACCTGGAAGAAGAACTCAAGAACGTCACGAACAATCTGAAATCACTCGAGGCTGCCTCTGAGAAG TATTCTGAAAAGGAGGATAAATAcgaagaagaaattaaacttttGTCCGACAAACTGAAAGAG gcTGAGACCCGTGCTGAATTTGCAGAGAGAACGGTTGCAAAACTGGAAAAGACGATCGATGACCTGGAAG ATGAGCTATATGCTCAGAAGCTCAAGTACAAAGCTATCAGCGAGGAACTGGACCATGCTCTCAACGACATGACCTCTCTCTAA
- the TPM4 gene encoding tropomyosin alpha-4 chain isoform X1, with amino-acid sequence MEAIKKKMQMLKLDKENAIDRAEQAESDKKAAEEKCKQVEEELTHLQKKLKGTEDELDKYSENLKDAQEKLELTEKKASDAEGDVAALNRRIQLVEEELDRAQERLATALQKLEEAEKAADESERGMKVIENRAMKDEEKMEIQEMQLKEAKHIAEEADRKYEEVARKLVILEGELERAEERAEVSELKCGDLEEELKNVTNNLKSLEAASEKYSEKEDKYEEEIKLLSDKLKEAETRAEFAERTVAKLEKTIDDLEEKLAQAKEENVGLHQTLDQTLNELNCI; translated from the exons ATGGAGGCCATCAAGAAGAAGATGCAGATGCTTAAGCTGGACAAGGAGAACGCCATCGACCGCGCCGAGCAGGCCGAGTCGGACAAGAAGGCCGCCGAGGAGAAGTGCAAGCAG GTGGAAGAGGAGCTGACACACCTCCAGAAGAAGCTGAAGGGGACGGAGGATGAGTTGGACAAATACTCCGAGAACCTGAAGGACGCACAGGAGAAGCTGGAGCTGACGGAGAAGAAAGCCTCCGAC GCCGAAGGGGATGTGGCCGCTCTCAATCGACGCATCCAGCTTGTTGAGGAGGAGCTGGACAGGGCTCAGGAGCGACTGGCCACAGCCctgcagaagctggaggaggcagaaaagGCCGCGGATGAGAGCGAGAG AGGAATGAAGGTGATAGAAAACCGGGCCatgaaagatgaggaaaagatGGAAATCCAGGAGATGCAGCTCAAAGAGGCCAAGCACATTGCCGAGGAGGCCGACCGCAAGTACGAGGAG GTGGCTCGTAAATTGGTCATCCTGGAGGGCGAgctggagagggcagaggagcGCGCAGAGGTGTCCGAACT AAAATGTGGTGACCTGGAAGAAGAACTCAAGAACGTCACGAACAATCTGAAATCACTCGAGGCTGCCTCTGAGAAG TATTCTGAAAAGGAGGATAAATAcgaagaagaaattaaacttttGTCCGACAAACTGAAAGAG gcTGAGACCCGTGCTGAATTTGCAGAGAGAACGGTTGCAAAACTGGAAAAGACGATCGATGACCTGGAAG
- the TPM4 gene encoding tropomyosin alpha-4 chain isoform X2, which produces MEAIKKKMQMLKLDKENAIDRAEQAESDKKAAEEKCKQVEEELTHLQKKLKGTEDELDKYSENLKDAQEKLELTEKKASDAEGDVAALNRRIQLVEEELDRAQERLATALQKLEEAEKAADESERGMKVIENRAMKDEEKMEIQEMQLKEAKHIAEEADRKYEEVARKLVILEGELERAEERAEVSELKCGDLEEELKNVTNNLKSLEAASEKYSEKEDKYEEEIKLLSDKLKEAETRAEFAERTVAKLEKTIDDLEDELYAQKLKYKAISEELDHALNDMTSL; this is translated from the exons ATGGAGGCCATCAAGAAGAAGATGCAGATGCTTAAGCTGGACAAGGAGAACGCCATCGACCGCGCCGAGCAGGCCGAGTCGGACAAGAAGGCCGCCGAGGAGAAGTGCAAGCAG GTGGAAGAGGAGCTGACACACCTCCAGAAGAAGCTGAAGGGGACGGAGGATGAGTTGGACAAATACTCCGAGAACCTGAAGGACGCACAGGAGAAGCTGGAGCTGACGGAGAAGAAAGCCTCCGAC GCCGAAGGGGATGTGGCCGCTCTCAATCGACGCATCCAGCTTGTTGAGGAGGAGCTGGACAGGGCTCAGGAGCGACTGGCCACAGCCctgcagaagctggaggaggcagaaaagGCCGCGGATGAGAGCGAGAG AGGAATGAAGGTGATAGAAAACCGGGCCatgaaagatgaggaaaagatGGAAATCCAGGAGATGCAGCTCAAAGAGGCCAAGCACATTGCCGAGGAGGCCGACCGCAAGTACGAGGAG GTGGCTCGTAAATTGGTCATCCTGGAGGGCGAgctggagagggcagaggagcGCGCAGAGGTGTCCGAACT AAAATGTGGTGACCTGGAAGAAGAACTCAAGAACGTCACGAACAATCTGAAATCACTCGAGGCTGCCTCTGAGAAG TATTCTGAAAAGGAGGATAAATAcgaagaagaaattaaacttttGTCCGACAAACTGAAAGAG gcTGAGACCCGTGCTGAATTTGCAGAGAGAACGGTTGCAAAACTGGAAAAGACGATCGATGACCTGGAAG ATGAGCTATATGCTCAGAAGCTCAAGTACAAAGCTATCAGCGAGGAACTGGACCATGCTCTCAACGACATGACCTCTCTCTAA